Proteins encoded in a region of the Mucispirillum schaedleri ASF457 genome:
- the murD gene encoding UDP-N-acetylmuramoyl-L-alanine--D-glutamate ligase translates to MKAAIIGYGKSGAAAEKLLRLKCFESIDIFDDKNEKYADIAEYKNEYDLICVSPGIDLNKYTNICGNITSEIELAYEEMNKNAKIIAITGTNGKSTTTHITAQIINNAGLKAAACGNIGYPYGMAVLEKDADVYVIELSSFQIELLKKFNAVSGCIINVTQDHLDRYKTMDKYYKAKLMLLDFIDKDGLFVTNTDEIIKAEVQKHNIKTTYIDDDLINYPKYNGKILDFGKFKIDTSKFKLFGKHNLINLSYALTMADKVCDFKGDVSDLLENLTSMPHRTELIAETGGVKWINDSKATNVDSVYTALQSIEKPSILLIGGRDKKSDYKPLVDLINKNISKVCYFGEAADLIKNQISSFLKDVEEECFDSLKNCIKTLAENTKSGTTVLLSPACTSFDEFKSYEDRGVKFKEYVLEYTK, encoded by the coding sequence ATGAAAGCTGCAATTATAGGATATGGCAAAAGCGGTGCCGCAGCAGAAAAATTATTAAGATTAAAATGCTTTGAAAGTATTGATATTTTTGATGATAAAAATGAGAAGTATGCAGATATTGCAGAATATAAAAATGAATATGACTTAATTTGTGTAAGTCCTGGTATTGATTTAAATAAATATACAAATATATGTGGCAATATTACAAGTGAAATAGAGCTTGCCTATGAAGAAATGAATAAGAATGCAAAAATTATTGCAATTACTGGCACAAATGGCAAGTCAACTACTACACATATAACTGCTCAGATAATAAATAATGCAGGCCTAAAAGCTGCTGCATGTGGAAATATTGGCTATCCTTACGGAATGGCAGTATTAGAAAAAGATGCTGATGTATATGTAATAGAGTTATCAAGCTTTCAAATAGAGCTTTTGAAAAAATTTAATGCTGTTTCAGGCTGTATTATAAATGTTACACAGGACCATTTAGACAGATATAAAACTATGGATAAATATTATAAAGCAAAACTTATGCTTTTAGATTTTATAGATAAAGATGGTTTGTTTGTAACAAATACTGATGAAATAATAAAAGCAGAAGTGCAAAAGCATAATATAAAAACTACATATATTGATGATGATTTAATAAACTATCCAAAATATAATGGTAAAATATTAGATTTTGGTAAATTTAAGATAGATACTTCTAAATTTAAACTGTTTGGAAAACATAATCTTATAAACTTATCCTATGCCTTAACTATGGCAGATAAAGTTTGTGATTTCAAAGGAGATGTTTCTGATTTGTTGGAAAATTTAACAAGTATGCCCCACAGAACTGAATTAATAGCAGAAACTGGTGGTGTAAAGTGGATAAATGACTCTAAGGCAACAAATGTAGATTCTGTTTATACTGCACTGCAAAGCATAGAGAAACCATCTATTTTATTGATAGGCGGCAGAGATAAGAAAAGTGATTATAAACCACTGGTTGATTTAATAAATAAAAACATAAGCAAAGTTTGTTATTTTGGTGAAGCAGCTGATTTAATAAAAAATCAGATTTCATCATTTTTAAAAGATGTAGAAGAAGAGTGCTTTGACAGTTTAAAAAACTGTATAAAAACACTTGCAGAAAATACTAAATCAGGCACAACCGTATTACTTTCCCCAGCCTGCACAAGTTTTGATGAATTTAAAAGCTATGAAGACAGGGGTGTAAAATTTAAAGAGTATGTGCTTGAATATACTAAATAG